Genomic segment of Terriglobia bacterium:
CGGTGCTCTCCGCGGAGGCCTACACCGACGGTCAGGCGCTCAAGGACAAGGTGATCGACCTGATCGCGGCCGACATGGACGACCTCCTGCGCCAGCTCGACGGAAGGGAAGTCCGCCGATTCGACGGGAGCATGACGAAGCTCAGAACCGCGGGGGCCCGCATCGTCAAAGAGGAAGCGACGCTCCGCGAGGAGGTGCTCGGCATCCTCGCGAACCCGCTGGTGGCCTACCTCCTGCTCCTCGTGGGCCTCGGCGGGCTGTACGTGGAGCTGAGCCACCCGGGGCTGGTGTTTCCCGCGGTGATGGGCGTGCTCTGTCTCCTCCTGTTCGCGTTCTCCGCGCAGGTGCTGCCGGTTTCGGCCATCGGCATCCTCCTCGTCCTGCTCGCGATCGTGCTGTTCGTGCTGGAGATCAAGATCGCGTCGCACGGGATGCTCGCGGTGGGCGGTCTCGTCTGCCTCGTCGTGGGATCGCTCATGCTGTTCCGGGGACCGATTCCCGAGCTGCGGCTCCCTCTTGTCGTGGTGCTCCCCGCGAGCCTGACGCTCGGGGCGGCTTGCACGATGGCGGTCCGCCTCGCCATCCGCGCGCGGAAGGCGCCCGTGGCGACCGGGGTCGAAGGGCTCGTGGGCGAGGTCGGGACCGCCGTCGGCGATGTCGCACCGGAGGGCAAGGTCTTCGTGCACGGGGAGATCTGGGACGCGGTGTCCGCCTCGGGCCCGCTAGCGAAGGACTCGCGGATCCGGGTGGTGCGGGTGGAGGCGATGCGTCTGACCGTCGAGCCGGCGGATAGGTCGCCGGCCGAAGGGGGTTGAGATGCTCGGCGCGGAGCTGCCGGTCGGGATCCTCGCGGCCTTGATCGTGGTGGTGTTGATCCTAGTGAACTCCATCAAGATCCTCCCGGAGTACGAGAGGGGGGTCGTGTTCCGCCTCGGGAGGCTCCGCCCGGTCGACTACGGGCCGGGGCTCTTCTTCCTGATCCCCGTCGCGGACCGGATGGTCCGGGTGTCGCTCAGGACGGTGGTGCACGATGTGCCCCCTCAGGACATCATCACCCGCGACAACGTGTCGGTGAAGGTCAACGCGGTGGTCTACTTCAGGGTGATGAACCCCCGCAAGGCCGTGGTGGAGGTGGAGAACTACCATTACGCCACGAGCCAGCTGTCGCAGACCACGCTCCGTTCCGTCCTGGGCCAGGTGGAGCTGGACGAGCTCCTGTCCGGGCGCGAGAAGCTGAACCAGCAGCTCCAGGTGATCCTCGACAAGCACACCGACCCGTGGGGGATCAAGGTCTCGGCGGTGGAGGTCAAGCACGTGGACCTCCCGGTGGAGATGCAGCGGGCCATGGCCAAGCAGGCGGAGGCGGAGCGCGAGAAGCGCGCGAAGATCATCCACGCGGAGGGGGAGTTCCTCGCGGCCACCAACCTCGCGAAGGCCGCGGAGGAAGTCGGCAAGCATCCGATCACCTTGCAGCTGCGCTACCTGCAGACGCTCACCGAGATCGCGTCGGAGAAGAACTCGACCATCGTGTTCCCGTTGCCCATCGACCTGATCAAGGGGTTCCTGAACTCGTGATTTGACGCCCCGAGGTCCGGGAGGGGAGGAGTCCGGTGAGTCCCACGGCGGGAAGCGGCCGAGAGCCGGAAGCGCCGCCCGTCCCGCCGGCTGGCGCCGATCCGGAGGTGCTGGCCGGTTTGCTGGAGGTGCATCGCCGCCTCGACCTCCCCGACCAGCTCCAAGTCCTGGTCGAGCGGGCCGCGTCCTGGACCGGCGCGGACGCCTGCTTCGCCCTCGGCCCCGACGAAGAGCGCCAGGCCCTGGTGCCGGTGGCCACGGTCCGGACGCGGGGGAGCTTCGACCTGACCGGGACGCGGATCCGGCCCACCGAGGTGCGCCAATGGGTCGAGGCCGGGGAGAGCGAAGGCTCCGCCGCGGACCTCTTGGGCGGCGTCGTTCCCGCGTCGAGCGCGATGCTTCCGCTCCGCGCCGAGGCGGACGAGGCCGTCGGCCTCCTCGTGGTCGTGAACCCGAAGAGGACCGGCCCGGAGCTGGAGCGGGTTCGGTCGCTCGTGACCCTCGCCCGCCGCGCGATCGAGAACGCGATCCAGGTCCGCGCGATACGGGACCTCGTCATCAAGGACGACACGACGGAGTGCTTCAACCGGAGGTACTTCGAGGAGTTCCTCGCCGAGGAGCTGTCCCGCGCCAACCGGTTCCACGCCCCGCTGTCGCTGATCTTCTTCGACATGGACGGGCTCAAGCAGGTCAACAGCCTGCTCGGCCACGCGATGGGGAGCCGCGCGCTCCTCGAGGTCTCCGTCCGCGTGCGGGGGAAGGTCCGGAAGTTCGACAAGTTGTTCCGCTTCGGTGGGGACGAGTTCTGCATCGTGCTTCCGGAGACCGAGTGGCACGGGGCCCTCGAGGTGGCCGAGCGCGTGCGCGTGGCCATCGCCGGCAAGGCATTCCTCGCGGATCAGCTCGGGGAGAAGGGGGGGGTGAAGATGACCGCGTCGTTCGGCATCGCCTCGTTCCCTCTCCATGCCCGAAGCAAGGCGGAGCTCCTGGAGCGCGCGGACTGGGCGATGCAGCGGATCAAGAACGGCGTGAAGAACTCCATCGCTGTCGCGGAGATCGTCGAGGAAGGGCATGGACCCTGAGGTCCGCGAGGAGGGGGGGACCGCCCGGGATGTCCGCATCGAGGGGCTCGCCCTGTTCGTCACCGGCGGGGCGATTCTCGCCCTCGTCGTCCTCGCGTTTTGGGCCGGGCGGTGGTTCGAGCGACAGGTCTCGCCGCCTGCCGCCGCCTCTCGCGACGCGTCCGGGCGCACCGCCAAGGACGAGCCGAGGGCCGACGACGTCACGTTCTTCGACACCCTCGGCAGCGGGAAGGCCGCGGAGCCCCAGCGCGAGGCGCATACGAAGACGGCTCCCGCCGAGCCGCCTCAGGTCGCGTCCCCTCTCGCCGCCGCGCGCTCCGGACCGTTCTTCGTTCAGGTGTTCGCGGGGAGGGATCGGCAAGCCGCCGAGGAGATCGTCCGCTCGCTCGGCGGCCGCGGCTACCCGGTGGCCGTGGAAGGGGAGCAGGAAGGACGGGGGACGCTCTTCAAGGTCCGCGTGGGCGGCTATCCCGACCGCGCCGAGGCCCAGACCGTCGCCGACCGTCTCAAGCGGGAGGGTCAGGCCGGAGCTTGGGTGACCCGGCGGGACTGAGCAGGGGTTCCGTCTCCCGCCGAGGCGCACCCTCGGGGAACGGTGTGTTATGTTGAGGGGGCGGGGCTTGCGCAGGCCCGCGGACAACCTAGATTTGCCTGATGGACGGAGGACGGATCGTGAGGAGCCCGGATCTCCAGGATCTCGCCGACCGGATCGAGGCGCTCGCCGAGAAGGTGGACGCGCTCCGGAGGTTCCTTTGATGTGGAACGGAAACAGGGCGAGCTCTCCGACCTGGAGCAGCGCCTGACGCTGCCGGAAGTCTGGGGGGACGCGGAGCTGGCCCGCCAGCTCCGGCAGCGACGATCCAGGCTCCTCGAGAGCATCGAGACGGCGCGAGGCCTCAAGACCCTTCTGGACGACGCGAGGACGTTCCTCGAGCTCGCCCGCGAGGGAGAGGACGTCGGCGGCGAACTCGCCGGGGCCGTCGAGGCGCTGCGCACGCGCACGGAGGAGGTCGAGCTGCGGACGCTCCTGACCGGGGAGCACGATGCGGCGGACGCGATCCTCGAGGTGCACCCGGGCGCGGGCGGGACCGAATCCCAGGACTGGGCCGAGATGCTGCTCCGCATGTACACCCGTTGGGCGGAGCGCCGAGGCTTCGGCGTGCAGACCCTCGACTACCAGGCGGGGGACGAGGCCGGCATCAAGAGCGTCACGCTCGGGATCAATGGGCCGAACGCCTACGGCTACCTGAGGACGGAGAGGGGCGTCCACCGGCTCGTCCGGATCTCGCCGTTCGACGCGCAGGCACGCCGCCACACGTCGTTCGCGTCGGTCGACGTGATACCGGAAGTCGAGGGCGACGTGGGGGTGGTGATCGACGACAAGGACCTGAGGATCGACACGTACCGGTCCTCGGGGGCGGGCGGCCAGCACGTGAACGTCACCGATTCCGCCGTCAGGATCACCCACCTCCCGACGGGGATCGTCGTGACGTGCCAGAACGAGCGTTCCCAACACCGAAACCGCGACGTCGCCATGCAGATCCTGAGGGCCAAGCTCGTCGATCGCGCGAGGAAGGAGGCGGACGAGAGGATGGCCCAGGAGGTCGGGGAGAAGAAGAAGATCGAATGGGGGAGCCAAATCCGTTCCTACGTTCTCGCTCCGTACCGGCTCGTGAAGGACCACCGTACCGGCTTGGAGGTCGGTGACACGGACCGCGTGCTCGGCGGGGACCTGGACGGCTTCATCCGCGCGGCGCTGGCCGTCGCGCGGGAGCCGGGCGAGGCCCGCGCGGGGCGCCCGGCCTGAGCGCTCGCGGCGTCGAGCCGCGGGCGGCCCGGGGCGAGGGACGGTGCCGAAAGAACCAAGAATCCATGCCGGGATCGACCTGGACCCCAGGGAACGGGAGATCCTCCGGTCGGTCATTCAGGCGCACATCCTGACGGGCGAGCCCGTGGGGTCGAGGACCGTGTCCCGCGAGCGTGGGCTCGACCTGTCCCCCGCGA
This window contains:
- a CDS encoding nodulation protein NfeD codes for the protein MKPAVFLASFVILGVAAAAAPAEPRVRLVDFDDVVTPVSAGRVVDAIDRADRDGDSLVLIRLDTPGGLVASLERIVQSELRAKTPVVAWVGPAGAKAASAGFLMLIAADVAAMAPGTHTGAAAVISSLFGANPESDVGLKKASSDVAARARTLAEHRGRNVDACEKAVLSAEAYTDGQALKDKVIDLIAADMDDLLRQLDGREVRRFDGSMTKLRTAGARIVKEEATLREEVLGILANPLVAYLLLLVGLGGLYVELSHPGLVFPAVMGVLCLLLFAFSAQVLPVSAIGILLVLLAIVLFVLEIKIASHGMLAVGGLVCLVVGSLMLFRGPIPELRLPLVVVLPASLTLGAACTMAVRLAIRARKAPVATGVEGLVGEVGTAVGDVAPEGKVFVHGEIWDAVSASGPLAKDSRIRVVRVEAMRLTVEPADRSPAEGG
- a CDS encoding slipin family protein; translation: MLGAELPVGILAALIVVVLILVNSIKILPEYERGVVFRLGRLRPVDYGPGLFFLIPVADRMVRVSLRTVVHDVPPQDIITRDNVSVKVNAVVYFRVMNPRKAVVEVENYHYATSQLSQTTLRSVLGQVELDELLSGREKLNQQLQVILDKHTDPWGIKVSAVEVKHVDLPVEMQRAMAKQAEAEREKRAKIIHAEGEFLAATNLAKAAEEVGKHPITLQLRYLQTLTEIASEKNSTIVFPLPIDLIKGFLNS
- a CDS encoding GGDEF domain-containing protein; translated protein: MSPTAGSGREPEAPPVPPAGADPEVLAGLLEVHRRLDLPDQLQVLVERAASWTGADACFALGPDEERQALVPVATVRTRGSFDLTGTRIRPTEVRQWVEAGESEGSAADLLGGVVPASSAMLPLRAEADEAVGLLVVVNPKRTGPELERVRSLVTLARRAIENAIQVRAIRDLVIKDDTTECFNRRYFEEFLAEELSRANRFHAPLSLIFFDMDGLKQVNSLLGHAMGSRALLEVSVRVRGKVRKFDKLFRFGGDEFCIVLPETEWHGALEVAERVRVAIAGKAFLADQLGEKGGVKMTASFGIASFPLHARSKAELLERADWAMQRIKNGVKNSIAVAEIVEEGHGP
- a CDS encoding SPOR domain-containing protein, giving the protein MDPEVREEGGTARDVRIEGLALFVTGGAILALVVLAFWAGRWFERQVSPPAAASRDASGRTAKDEPRADDVTFFDTLGSGKAAEPQREAHTKTAPAEPPQVASPLAAARSGPFFVQVFAGRDRQAAEEIVRSLGGRGYPVAVEGEQEGRGTLFKVRVGGYPDRAEAQTVADRLKREGQAGAWVTRRD
- the prfB gene encoding peptide chain release factor 2 (programmed frameshift) → MDGGRIVRSPDLQDLADRIEALAEKVDALRGSFDVERKQGELSDLEQRLTLPEVWGDAELARQLRQRRSRLLESIETARGLKTLLDDARTFLELAREGEDVGGELAGAVEALRTRTEEVELRTLLTGEHDAADAILEVHPGAGGTESQDWAEMLLRMYTRWAERRGFGVQTLDYQAGDEAGIKSVTLGINGPNAYGYLRTERGVHRLVRISPFDAQARRHTSFASVDVIPEVEGDVGVVIDDKDLRIDTYRSSGAGGQHVNVTDSAVRITHLPTGIVVTCQNERSQHRNRDVAMQILRAKLVDRARKEADERMAQEVGEKKKIEWGSQIRSYVLAPYRLVKDHRTGLEVGDTDRVLGGDLDGFIRAALAVAREPGEARAGRPA